In Sorghum bicolor cultivar BTx623 chromosome 8, Sorghum_bicolor_NCBIv3, whole genome shotgun sequence, one genomic interval encodes:
- the LOC8070346 gene encoding cyanidin 3-O-rutinoside 5-O-glucosyltransferase yields MAAPLAKDEEDHKKHGEGCSHSHFLVVAYSMQGHVNPARTLAHRLAQVSGCTATLSIPLSGHRRMFPSSSDDDDKEAAIVSDGLISYLPFSDGVDDGTWPIEEEDRARRRDANFRTLSAIITRLAASGGRPPVTTVVCTLSMPVVGEVARAHGLPLAIYWIQPATVLATYYHYFHGHDDDELHQLLAAGSSSNLRSDDDEVVVTLPGMHRPLRIRDMPSFLVEEKTQDGLSKMILQSMRGLFQQMDEEKPVVLVNTFAALEDDVVLRAVQPYMDVEVFAVGPAVPLLKKKDDGGASEERLAQIHLFQHDETAAYMEWLDEQPEKSVVYLSFGSLLGYTRRQAEEVLHGLQASGRPYLWVVRREGRAEEVDDLCRLSTAAEKKAAGMVVEWCDQQRVLAHPSVGCFVTHCGWNSTLEAVVSGVPMVAVPSWSDQPVNAWLVEEGWQVGVRAERDGEGTLTRGELARCVELVMGAGDKAVQVRANASGLKQRAREAVAAGGPLETSLRRFVEFMQK; encoded by the coding sequence ATGGCGGCTCCCCTTGCAAAAGATGAAGAAGATCACAAGAAACATGGAGAGGGTTGTAGCCATAGCCACTTCCTCGTGGTGGCCTACAGCATGCAAGGCCACGTCAACCCTGCACGCACGCTCGCACATCGCCTTGCTCAGGTCAGCGGCTGCACCGCCACCCTCTCGATCCCGCTCTCCGGCCACCGCCGCATGTTCCCCTCTtcctccgacgacgacgacaaggaGGCCGCCATCGTCAGCGACGGGCTCATCTCCTACCTCCCCTTCTCCGACGGCGTAGACGACGGGACCTGGCCCATCGAAGAGGAAGACCGGGCGCGCCGCCGTGACGCCAACTTCAGAACCCTCTCCGCCATCATCACCCGCCTCGCCGCCAGTGGCGGACGGCCGCCGGTGACCACCGTGGTGTGCACcctcagcatgccggtggtcGGCGAGGTCGCGCGCGCGCACGGCCTCCCGCTGGCCATCTACTGGATCCAGCCAGCGACCGTTCTCGCCACGTACTACCACTACTTCCACggccacgacgacgacgagctccATCAACTCCTCGCcgccggcagcagcagcaacctaaggtccgacgacgacgaggtcgtCGTCACTCTCCCAGGCATGCACCGCCCTCTTCGAATCCGCGACATGCCGAGCTTTTTGGTCGAGGAGAAGACGCAGGACGGCCTGTCCAAGATGATCCTCCAGTCGATGCGCGGGCTGTTTCAGCAGATGGACGAGGAGAAGCCGGTGGTTCTGGTGAACACGTTCGCCGCGCTGGAGGACGACGTCGTGCTCAGAGCCGTCCAGCCATACATGGACGTCGAGGTCTTCGCCGTAGGGCCAGCAGTTCCATTATTGAAGAAGAAGGACGACGGAGGAGCAAGCGAAGAACGACTAGCACAGATCCATCTCTTCCAGCACGACGAGACGGCGGCGTACATGGAGTGGCTGGACGAGCAGCCGGAGAAGTCCGTCGTCTACCTCTCGTTCGGGAGCTTGCTGGGATACACGAGACGGCAAGCCGAGGAGGTCCTCCACGGGCTGCAGGCCAGCGGGCGACCATACCTGTGGGTGGTGCGCAGGGAGGGCCGCGCCGAGGAGGTGGATGACCTCTGCCGCCTGTCGACGGCGGCGGAGAAGAAGGCGGCGGGGATGGTGGTGGAGTGGTGCGACCAGCAGCGGGTGCTGGCGCACCCATCGGTGGGGTGCTTCGTGACGCACTGCGGGTGGAACTCGACGCTGGAGGCCGTGGTGAGCGGCGTGCCCATGGTGGCCGTGCCGAGCTGGTCGGACCAGCCGGTGAACGCGTGGCTGGTGGAGGAGGGGTGGCAGGTGGGTGTCCGGGCGGAGCGGGACGGAGAAGGGACGCTGACGAGAGGGGAGCTCGCGAGGTGTGTGGAGCTGGTCATGGGCGCCGGTGACAAGGCGGTGCAGGTGAGGGCGAATGCGAGTGGGCTGAAGCAGAGAGCTCGAGAGGCTGTTGCTGCAGGTGGGCCGCTGGAAACGAGTCTCAGGAGATTTGTCGAATTCATGCAAAAGTAA
- the LOC8070347 gene encoding DTW domain-containing protein 2 has product MDAFDPVPSDDDGDGATAAASSPGRSICHAGCGRPSRVCLCPYLPPSPLPISTTVVILHHPHALRRNPLSTLPLLARSLSNLRLVPGRRLLPSSIPPAPTPRGPVLLLYPSPAASDLTSWCRSTPRPARAAPTLLLLDGTWKQAKEMHAASLPVLTSLGIVPVALPVDGSADGDSMFESDLVVRKEPRKGCVSTMEAVARALRLLEPEENGAVVEEAMLGVLRAMVAFQTEHLQHRTVKPRVKMRKKKELRREEEMQSNAGLI; this is encoded by the coding sequence ATGGACGCCTTCGATCCCGTCCcctccgacgacgacggcgatggcgccaccgccgccgcctcctctccCGGCCGCTCCATCTGCCACGCCGGCTGCGGCCGCCCATCCCGCGTCTGCCTGTGCCCGTACCTCCCTCCATCCCCTCTCCCGATCTCCACGACCGTCGTCATCCTCCACCACCCGCACGCCCTCCGCCGGAACCCGCTGTCGACGCTGCCCCTCCTGGCGCGGTCCCTCTCCAACCTCCGCCTCGTCCcgggccgccgcctcctcccctCCTCCATCCCTCCCGCTCCCACCCCCCGAGGCCCCGTCCTGCTGCTCTACCCTTCACCCGCCGCCTCCGACCTCACCTCCTGGTGCCGGTCCACGCCGCGGCCCGCGCGCGCCGCCCccaccctcctcctcctcgacgGCACCTGGAAGCAGGCTAAGGAGATGCACGCGGCCAGCCTGCCTGTCCTCACGTCGCTGGGCATTGTCCCCGTCGCCCTCCCCGTTGACGGCTCCGCCGACGGGGACAGCATGTTCGAGTCCGACCTCGTGGTCAGGAAGGAGCCGCGTAAGGGGTGCGTCAGCACTATGGAGGCCGTTGCCAGGGCGCTGCGGCTGCTGGAGCCGGAGGAGAATGGCGCCGTGGTTGAGGAGGCCATGCTCGGTGTGCTCCGGGCCATGGTCGCCTTCCAGACGGAGCATTTGCAGCACCGGACGGTGAAGCCGAGAGTGAagatgaggaagaagaaggaactCAGGAGGGAGGAGGAGATGCAGAGCAATGCTGGACTGATCTGA
- the LOC8071405 gene encoding ubiquitin-like protein 5, with amino-acid sequence MIEVVLNDRLGKKVRVKCNEDDTIGDLKKLVAAQTGTRPEKIRIQKWYNIYKDHITLKDYEIHDGMGLELYYN; translated from the coding sequence ATGATCGAGGTGGTGCTGAACGACCGGCTGGGGAAGAAGGTGCGGGTGAAGTGCAACGAGGACGACACCATCGGCGACCTCAAGAAGCTGGTGGCGGCGCAGACGGGGACGCGCCCGGAGAAGATCCGCATCCAGAAGTGGTACAACATCTACAAGGACCACATCACCCTCAAGGACTACGAGATCCACGACGGCATGGGCCTCGAGCTCTACTACAactag